The following proteins are encoded in a genomic region of Rubrobacter xylanophilus DSM 9941:
- a CDS encoding DUF1156 domain-containing protein, whose translation MPSRGAGGGSLLDSGLLPVEELARLALREGRRPRPIYGAHRWFARRFGSAFRALLTAAVLREGEDFWAAYYGGTDRWRGRTVLDPFVGGGTSVVEARRLGAEVIGVDVDAVACVITRFETRAAGFPDPGEALERLKREVGERVAPYYLTPTPEGERVVLHYFWVQVVRCAGCGEEVEAHPHHRLACEAGGRRQWAFCPGCHRVQELSRGETRLRCDGCGATASIETGPVRYGRLACPRCGHRERLIDVAARTGGPPRWRLFALETLEEEPRPGRPVPLSGRRFRAATREDLRVFESAERALEERAGPDGALPWVPSRRIPREGRSDGRLPAYGYERYAELFNARQLLHLSLLAEAIGGLAGPEREALALAFSDHLTTNCMMAHYAFGWRRLAPLFSVRAFRHVTRPVEINPWLDGTGRGTFPNAVRAVQRAIESARSPREPSLAGGFRPVRDKPSGGARILRADSRDLGALPDASVDLVLTDPPYLDNVAYSELSDFFLPWLELLGLAPAVEGLSALEGSLAARGRDGAALEEYARSLAEALREVRRVLRPEGRLVFTYQHRTAGAWQALAGAMAAARLRPVQVFPLLGNGDRGPHAHQGASRWDAVFVAVRDGGGPPPGPLGLSGARLERARGHCGYWEARLSGTGLFREADRRNFFRACLVAGALGAFPGPQVDGGWTPLAAALEQPPPRGPEGRADAPAG comes from the coding sequence TTGCCGTCGCGAGGGGCGGGCGGGGGCTCCCTCCTGGATTCCGGCCTGTTGCCGGTGGAGGAGCTCGCGCGGCTTGCGCTGCGCGAGGGCCGGAGGCCGCGCCCGATCTACGGGGCGCACCGGTGGTTCGCCCGCCGCTTCGGCTCGGCCTTCCGCGCCCTGCTTACGGCCGCGGTGCTGCGGGAGGGCGAGGACTTCTGGGCCGCCTACTACGGGGGAACGGACCGCTGGCGCGGCAGGACGGTCCTCGACCCCTTCGTCGGCGGCGGGACCTCCGTCGTGGAGGCGCGGCGCCTGGGGGCCGAGGTGATCGGGGTCGACGTCGACGCGGTGGCCTGCGTGATCACGCGCTTCGAGACGCGCGCCGCCGGGTTTCCGGACCCGGGGGAGGCGCTGGAGCGCCTGAAGAGGGAGGTGGGGGAGAGGGTCGCCCCCTACTACCTGACGCCAACCCCGGAGGGCGAGCGGGTCGTGCTCCACTACTTCTGGGTGCAGGTCGTGAGGTGCGCGGGCTGCGGGGAGGAGGTGGAGGCCCACCCGCACCACCGGCTCGCCTGCGAGGCCGGGGGCAGAAGGCAGTGGGCGTTCTGCCCGGGGTGCCACCGCGTGCAGGAGCTCTCGCGTGGGGAGACCAGGCTGCGCTGCGACGGGTGCGGCGCCACGGCGTCCATAGAGACCGGGCCGGTACGGTACGGGCGGCTCGCATGTCCCCGCTGCGGGCACCGGGAGCGCCTGATCGACGTGGCCGCCCGCACCGGGGGGCCCCCGCGGTGGCGGCTCTTCGCGCTCGAGACCCTGGAGGAGGAGCCCCGTCCCGGCAGGCCCGTGCCCCTCTCGGGGCGGCGTTTCCGGGCGGCCACGCGGGAGGATCTCCGCGTGTTCGAGTCGGCGGAGCGTGCCCTGGAGGAGCGCGCGGGGCCGGATGGGGCCCTCCCCTGGGTCCCCTCGCGGCGCATCCCGCGCGAGGGGAGGTCTGACGGCCGCCTGCCTGCCTACGGCTACGAGAGGTACGCCGAGCTCTTCAACGCCCGCCAGCTCCTTCACCTCTCGCTCCTGGCGGAGGCCATCGGCGGGCTCGCCGGTCCGGAGCGCGAGGCCCTGGCGCTCGCCTTCAGCGACCACCTGACGACCAACTGCATGATGGCCCACTACGCCTTCGGCTGGCGCCGGCTCGCGCCGCTGTTCTCCGTGCGCGCCTTCCGGCACGTGACGCGGCCCGTAGAGATCAACCCCTGGCTCGACGGCACGGGCCGCGGCACCTTCCCGAACGCCGTGCGCGCCGTGCAGCGGGCCATCGAGTCCGCCCGCAGCCCCAGGGAGCCCTCGCTCGCCGGCGGCTTCCGTCCGGTGCGCGACAAGCCCTCCGGAGGGGCCCGCATCCTTCGGGCCGACTCCCGCGACCTCGGCGCGCTCCCGGACGCGAGCGTGGACCTCGTGCTCACCGACCCGCCCTACCTGGACAACGTCGCCTACTCCGAGCTCTCGGACTTCTTTCTGCCCTGGCTCGAGCTGCTGGGCCTCGCCCCGGCGGTGGAGGGCCTCTCGGCCCTCGAGGGGAGCCTGGCCGCGAGGGGGAGGGATGGCGCCGCGCTCGAGGAGTACGCCCGCTCGCTCGCGGAGGCTCTGCGCGAGGTGCGCCGCGTGCTGAGGCCGGAGGGGAGGCTCGTGTTCACCTACCAGCACCGCACCGCCGGGGCCTGGCAGGCCCTCGCCGGGGCCATGGCCGCCGCGCGGCTGCGGCCCGTGCAGGTCTTCCCGCTGCTCGGGAACGGGGATCGCGGTCCCCACGCCCACCAGGGGGCGAGCCGGTGGGACGCGGTCTTCGTCGCCGTGAGGGACGGGGGAGGCCCTCCGCCCGGCCCCCTGGGGCTCTCCGGCGCGCGGCTGGAGCGCGCCCGCGGGCACTGCGGCTACTGGGAGGCGAGGCTCTCCGGGACGGGGCTGTTCCGGGAGGCGGACCGCCGCAACTTCTTCCGGGCCTGCCTGGTGGCGGGTGCGCTCGGGGCGTTCCCCGGGCCGCAGGTGGACGGGGGATGGACGCCGCTCGCCGCGGCGCTGGAGCAGCCGCCCCCGAGGGGGCCAGAGGGGAGAGCGGATGCCCCTGCTGGCTAA